DNA sequence from the Streptomyces sp. MST-110588 genome:
CCGAGCAGTACGAGCAGGAGGACGACCAGCGGTACGGGCCGGAGCCGGGTGCCCCGTCCCCGTACGCGCCCTGTGATCCCGACGCCACCGCGTACGTGATGTTCACCTCCGGCTCGACCGGCCGTCCCAAGGCCGTGGCCCTCACCCACCGGGGAGTCGCCGGCCTGGTCACCGAGCCCGGCTACCTCACGCTCACCCCTCGCGACCGGGTGCTCTTCCACTCCCCCGTGACGTTCGACGCCTCGGCGTTCGAGGTGTGGGCCCCGCTGGCGAACGGTGCGGCGGTGGCGGTCTCCACCGCCGACCGGCTGTCCCTGGAGGCGCTGGCGCGGGACACCGCGCGACTGGGCGCGACCGTCGCCGTACTGACCACCGCGCTCTTCCACCACCTCGCCGCCCGGCGCTCCCCGCTCTTCGGCGTGCTGCGCACGGTCGTGGTCGGCGGCGAGGCGCTGTCCGCGCAGCACGCCCGGGACGTGCTGCGCGCCCACCCCTGGCTGGAGCTGGTCAACGGGTACGGGCCCACGGAGGCCACCACCTTCACCACCGCCCACCGGGTCACGCCGGAGGACTGCGACGCGCCGCCGCCCATCGGGCGGCCGATCGCCGGGGCGACCGTCCACGTCATGGACGAGGCCGGCGAGCCGGTGCCGTCCGGTGTCCGGGGCGAGCTGTGGATCGGCGGGCCGCGGCTGGCCCGGGGCTACGCCGGGCAGCCGGAACTGACCGCGGAGCGCTTCGTGGACCATCCGGCCGCCGGGCGGCTGTACCGCAGCGGTGACATCGTCTCGGTCCGCGCCGACGGCGTCCTGGACTTCCACGGCCGTACGGACGATCAGGTCAAGGTCCGCGGCTTCCGGATCGAGCCGGGCGAGATCGAACACGCGCTGCGCGAGCACCCGCAAGTCGCCGACGCGGCCGTGGTCCTGCGGCGTCCCGCGCCCGACGACGCCCGGCTCGTGGCGTTCGTCGTCCGGGCCGTCCGGGCGGAGCGGCGGCAGCCGGATCCGGCGGCGCTGCGTACGCACCTGGCGGAGCGGCTGCCGGCGCATCTGGTGCCCAACGCCTGGTCCTTCGTGACCGGGCTGCCGCTGACCGCCACCGGCAAGGTGGACCGCCGCGCCCTGGCGGAACGCCCGCTGCCGGGTGAGGAGGCGGTGCCCGAGCCGGGCGGGGCGCCGGAGCTCCCGCCGGGCCAGGAGGTGGCAGCCGCGC
Encoded proteins:
- a CDS encoding amino acid adenylation domain-containing protein → MTSTKQLLSQSSPSGSSFDFAGGVPARVARYARTTPHALAVTDGEVSLTYEQLATAAHRFAGRLRERGAGPGSAVGVLLPHSVRAVVTQLAIWWAGAHYVPLDPAYPRPRVQTMLATAGAVLTVGEKGLLETAGIPAHQALALPATEQYEQEDDQRYGPEPGAPSPYAPCDPDATAYVMFTSGSTGRPKAVALTHRGVAGLVTEPGYLTLTPRDRVLFHSPVTFDASAFEVWAPLANGAAVAVSTADRLSLEALARDTARLGATVAVLTTALFHHLAARRSPLFGVLRTVVVGGEALSAQHARDVLRAHPWLELVNGYGPTEATTFTTAHRVTPEDCDAPPPIGRPIAGATVHVMDEAGEPVPSGVRGELWIGGPRLARGYAGQPELTAERFVDHPAAGRLYRSGDIVSVRADGVLDFHGRTDDQVKVRGFRIEPGEIEHALREHPQVADAAVVLRRPAPDDARLVAFVVRAVRAERRQPDPAALRTHLAERLPAHLVPNAWSFVTGLPLTATGKVDRRALAERPLPGEEAVPEPGGAPELPPGQEVAAAPKRAAVPEPADTGADAAPDTPSAPSAPSAGKALSPLQQVVADVWSRALEVPVTGPDADFTALGGHSLLALCVVDDLREDLGAELTLAEFFAAPTVAAQAALVEQALLRAHGAPDPEDAR